In Leptolyngbya sp. O-77, the genomic window AAGTCGCTCAGGCGTTTTTGGCGCAACTGCTGCAACGGCTAACCCAGGAGCAAAACGTGCAGGAGGCGCTGCATGGAGCCTGTCAGTCTCTCCGGGCCGAACAAAGCCTCACCTATCCCTCGGCCTATCTGGTGCCGTCGCTGTTTCGCCACCCGACCTCCGTGCCCTACCGTCTGGAACCTGGGGGCTGGCGATCGCGGCTGCGGCGCTGGCGGCCTACCCGACACGAAGCCCAAATCGTTGCGGCCCTGGCGCTGGTGAGCCTGATCCCGACGCTGCCGCCGACGGAATTTCCAGTTTCGCCCCAGGCCTGGCTCCTGGATCGGCGGGTGCTGGCCCAGGCCGTTTATCGGGATCTCACCGGGCAACTGGGCGATGATGACCCATCCGCCGTGGTGTTGGTGCAGATCGATGGCGAAAGCTTCCGCCAGTGGGATATTTCCACTTACCACCCGATTAACCGGGTGATGGTGGCCGATATTGTCGCCACGCTGGTCGATCGAGGTGCGGCCGTCGTGGGCATCGACTACCTGCTCGATCTGGCTCAGCCGGGGCAGGATGACCAACTGAATGAAGTTTTGACAGGGGCGATCGCCCAGCAGCAAACCTGGTTTGTGTTTGGCACGGTGCGACAGAACGGCCGCTGGCTGCCACCTCATCCCAATGTGATTGACTCAGACCGCATCCTGCTGGGAGATGCCTGGTCGCCCTGGCGACGGGTGCAGCCCTACCGCCCCCAGAGCGATCGCCCCGGCCCGTTTAGCCACCAGCTTGTTGTTGCCCAACGGCTCCGTCAACAGCGACGCACCGGGACGCGCTCCGGGCCACAGCCCACGCTCCAGGGGCCGCCCCTGGCTGAGCAGGTTCGCCGCGCCTTGCAAACCCACGACCTGAATCTGTCCCCACGGGCTACGCTGCACCCGCTTACAGAACTGTCCTACGAAGCCTGGCAGCACTGGCTCCAGCCGATTCTTGATTTGTCCCTGCCGCCAGAGCGGGCGTTTACCGCCATCCCGGCCTGGTCGCTGCGTCAGGATGCCGCAGCGTTGCCCGACTTTAGGGACGCGATTGTGATTGTGGCCGCAGGGGGCTACGAAGCGGCCGGGCTGGCCCCCAACGGAGCCGATAACCTAGTGCCGCCGCCCGCCCTGCGCTACTGGCGCGATCGCACGCTGCATCCAGCGACCCACTTCACAGGCGGCGAAGCCCACGCCTACATGACCCACCACCGCCTTGCCAATCGCCTGGTCATCCCCATTCCCGATCTGTGGATGATTCTGCTGGCGGCGGTGGGCGGCAAGGCTCTGAGCTTATCCCTGGGCGATCGCCCCCGCCCCCGCCCCCTCGTTGCTGCGGGCCTGAGCGCTGCGACTGCTGGATACGGACTGCTGTCCCTGCAACTCTACATCAGCGCCGGGATGCTGCTGCCCTGGCTACTGCCATCCCTAGTGGTGTGGTGTTATAGTTTACCCAGACTACGGGAGAATACGGATGAACCTCGTTAAAACCCCAGCAATCCCCCTAAGCCTGTGGGTCGGTCTGTGGGTTGGACTATCCGCCCTGTCCCCATCCATCGCCCTGGCAAACCCCACCGACCCCTCCCAAGCAGACTCTCAAGACGCTGGTTCATGGCGGCGCTTTGTAGAATTTTTTCAGCGCGAGCGAGAAGATCGCAGCCGGGGGGAACCCGGACTTTCCCGCAGCCCTGATGTTCCCCCTAACGACACCTTTTGCATTGTCACCCCCGGACGGCGCGAGGTGATCTGGCACCAGCAGCCGATGTTTGTCATGCAGGGACAGGTGAACCGAATGCACCTGCGGCCTGCTTGGAAAGACCTGACCCAGCCCGCACCCGCCACGCTGGGAACCGATTCGGCAACCCCCAACGCTGGTGGCTTCGTGACGACTCGCTTTGGCAATCTGGCACTGGAACCCGGCACTGAGTACGAGTGGCTCTTCTACGACACGCCCACCGATGACCTGCTCTACCGGTTGCCCTTTTCAGTCATGGCAGCCGGGGAAGAGCGGGATCAAATTGCCGCCGATCTGTCCCAGATAGAAACGGGCTTGGCGCAGCAGGGAGCCAATCAGGAGGCGATCGCCCAGGCCAAAGCCACCTATTTTCTGGAAAAAGATATGCCCGCCGACGCGCTCCATGTCCTCTTTGCGGTGGACAATCCCACGCCGGAGTGGGTTGCCCTTCAGTCTGAGGCAATCGCGGCGATTTGCAGTTTTCCCCT contains:
- a CDS encoding CHASE2 domain-containing protein, whose amino-acid sequence is MVYRLTVHKIDQSCLFDLSWGKGQRLTASVVFPEEMLSLYAAWQRAYLGYYKQALRGRAGGAGQVTAPAIDWHSQLVQAEARLLSEFHTWLRQGDLYDLRQEVVAAAQSQGLAELFLTCTPLDLARLPWETWEFGGPVQIVRSPATIRATTAHRPTGRRSKARVLAILGDETGLNFSGERQALDAQRRLLEIHYVGWQPGEDPIALKQRVCEAIADSLGWDVLFFAGHSNEAALVGGQVAIAPQTSLTLKDLTPYLQTAQQRGLQFAFFNSCSGLDIAQGLINLGLSQVAIMREPIHNEVAQAFLAQLLQRLTQEQNVQEALHGACQSLRAEQSLTYPSAYLVPSLFRHPTSVPYRLEPGGWRSRLRRWRPTRHEAQIVAALALVSLIPTLPPTEFPVSPQAWLLDRRVLAQAVYRDLTGQLGDDDPSAVVLVQIDGESFRQWDISTYHPINRVMVADIVATLVDRGAAVVGIDYLLDLAQPGQDDQLNEVLTGAIAQQQTWFVFGTVRQNGRWLPPHPNVIDSDRILLGDAWSPWRRVQPYRPQSDRPGPFSHQLVVAQRLRQQRRTGTRSGPQPTLQGPPLAEQVRRALQTHDLNLSPRATLHPLTELSYEAWQHWLQPILDLSLPPERAFTAIPAWSLRQDAAALPDFRDAIVIVAAGGYEAAGLAPNGADNLVPPPALRYWRDRTLHPATHFTGGEAHAYMTHHRLANRLVIPIPDLWMILLAAVGGKALSLSLGDRPRPRPLVAAGLSAATAGYGLLSLQLYISAGMLLPWLLPSLVVWCYSLPRLRENTDEPR